A part of Prolixibacteraceae bacterium genomic DNA contains:
- a CDS encoding glycoside hydrolase family 3 C-terminal domain-containing protein has product MNLSNHNRSKPKLWLIIFFTLICHSLGAQNIYHERWIDFNKNNTKDIYEDPTATIEDRIENLLSQMTIDEKTCQMVTLYGYGRVAKDELPTKQWMNKLWKDGLGNIDEASNGVYPKAKYKYPYNKHVWALNEIQKFFIEKTRLGIPVEFTNEGIRGLNHYKSTSFPAQIGMGCTWNKSLMNQIGKCIGQEGFALGYHNIYSPVLDVARDQRWGRIVESFGEDPFLVSQYGVEIVTGIQSQGVSSTLKHFAVYSAPKGARDGHVRLDPHITVRELHNIYLYPFKQAIKKGHARGIMSSYNDYDGVPITGSYYFLTELLRNQYGFDGYVVSDSDAVAWLHSKHRVATSYKDAVYQSVMAGLNIRTTFNDPMNFVLPLRELINEKKIPITIIDNRIRDILRVKFKEGLFDSPLRDPKKVNRIVRSDKHIDLSKQASKESLVLLKNRDNLLPLDISKYKNILVVGPTAQSKSSSISRYGALGIDVITGYRGIKSAFRDKATVDYAKGSELYGEKWPDSEVYNTPMTNSEEELIKQAITKAQKSDIIIAFMGEDETMVGENLTRTNLDLPASQKRLLMALKKCGKPIIMVLINGRPLSINYASREMDAIICAWFPGEFGGEAIADVITGQYNPAGRLSTTWLRSVGQIPFNFPYKPSSQLGQAQSGPNGTGDSRVVTSLYPFGYGLSYSNFQYNKLQINNNLNTPNPNLQISFLVTNISNIDGDEVPQLYIQDEYSSVTTYAWQLRGFDRIHIKAGQSKRIVFNITLDDLELLNRNMKQVVEPGTFKLAIGTSSKDIRLEGQFSISDNK; this is encoded by the coding sequence ATGAATCTCTCAAATCACAATCGATCAAAGCCAAAACTATGGCTAATTATCTTTTTCACCTTAATATGCCACTCATTAGGGGCACAAAACATCTATCATGAAAGGTGGATAGACTTTAACAAGAACAATACAAAAGATATTTATGAAGATCCCACTGCTACGATAGAAGATCGAATTGAAAATCTTTTATCTCAAATGACTATTGATGAAAAAACTTGCCAAATGGTTACTCTATACGGCTATGGTAGAGTTGCCAAGGACGAACTCCCGACAAAGCAATGGATGAATAAACTATGGAAGGATGGGCTAGGAAATATCGATGAAGCATCCAATGGGGTTTACCCAAAAGCAAAATACAAATATCCATATAATAAGCATGTTTGGGCTTTAAATGAGATCCAAAAATTTTTTATCGAGAAAACGCGTTTAGGTATACCTGTAGAATTCACTAATGAAGGAATTAGAGGACTAAACCACTATAAATCGACCTCTTTCCCTGCTCAAATAGGAATGGGATGCACTTGGAATAAATCCTTGATGAATCAGATCGGAAAATGTATCGGACAAGAAGGATTTGCACTTGGTTACCACAACATATATTCTCCAGTTTTAGATGTGGCAAGAGATCAACGCTGGGGAAGAATCGTTGAAAGTTTCGGAGAAGATCCATTTTTAGTTTCTCAATATGGAGTTGAGATTGTAACAGGAATACAATCTCAAGGAGTGTCCTCAACACTTAAACACTTTGCAGTCTATTCAGCCCCTAAAGGAGCAAGAGATGGACATGTTCGACTAGATCCACACATTACAGTTAGAGAACTCCACAATATCTATTTATATCCATTTAAACAGGCAATTAAAAAAGGACATGCTAGAGGCATTATGAGTTCTTATAATGATTATGATGGTGTCCCGATTACTGGCAGTTACTATTTCTTGACGGAGCTTTTACGAAATCAATATGGTTTTGATGGTTATGTTGTTTCTGATAGTGATGCTGTAGCTTGGCTTCACAGTAAACATCGTGTCGCCACATCATATAAAGATGCTGTTTATCAATCTGTCATGGCTGGATTAAACATTAGAACTACATTTAATGACCCTATGAACTTTGTTCTACCTCTTAGAGAACTAATCAATGAGAAAAAAATTCCAATTACAATCATTGACAATAGGATTAGAGACATACTAAGAGTCAAATTCAAAGAAGGTTTATTTGATTCTCCATTAAGAGATCCTAAAAAAGTCAATCGTATAGTTCGTAGTGATAAGCATATCGATCTATCAAAACAAGCAAGTAAAGAATCACTTGTATTGTTAAAGAACAGAGATAATTTGCTTCCTCTTGATATTTCAAAGTATAAGAATATCCTTGTTGTGGGCCCAACAGCTCAGAGTAAAAGTAGCTCTATAAGTCGCTATGGTGCATTAGGTATAGATGTTATTACTGGATACAGAGGAATTAAGTCTGCATTTAGAGATAAAGCCACCGTTGACTATGCCAAAGGAAGTGAGCTCTATGGAGAGAAATGGCCTGACTCGGAAGTCTACAATACACCAATGACAAATAGTGAAGAAGAATTAATTAAACAAGCCATCACAAAAGCACAAAAATCTGATATCATCATTGCTTTTATGGGAGAAGATGAAACGATGGTCGGAGAAAATCTAACAAGAACAAATCTAGATCTTCCAGCAAGTCAGAAAAGACTCCTGATGGCACTAAAGAAATGTGGAAAACCGATCATTATGGTGCTTATTAATGGACGCCCATTATCAATCAATTATGCATCTAGGGAGATGGATGCCATTATTTGTGCATGGTTTCCTGGAGAATTTGGAGGGGAAGCTATTGCTGATGTCATCACTGGACAATACAACCCCGCAGGGCGACTTTCTACAACTTGGTTGAGATCCGTAGGTCAGATTCCATTTAATTTTCCTTACAAACCAAGCTCACAATTAGGACAAGCACAAAGTGGCCCTAATGGCACTGGAGACAGTCGTGTCGTTACATCTCTGTACCCATTTGGTTATGGACTATCATACTCCAATTTCCAATATAATAAGCTTCAGATTAATAATAATCTAAATACCCCAAACCCGAATTTACAAATCAGTTTTCTAGTCACGAATATCAGTAATATTGATGGTGATGAAGTTCCTCAGCTCTACATTCAAGACGAATATAGCAGCGTTACAACCTATGCATGGCAATTAAGAGGTTTTGACCGTATTCACATTAAAGCAGGACAATCAAAGAGAATCGTCTTTAATATTACACTAGATGACTTAGAACTACTAAATAGAAATATGAAACAAGTAGTTGAGCCTGGCACATTTAAATTAGCTATTGGAACATCTTCTAAAGACATAAGGTTAGAAGGACAATTCTCCATCTCTGACAATAAATAG
- a CDS encoding GH92 family glycosyl hydrolase, with the protein MKNLLLLIMISYLWTSCNTKTSISARHSLTSYVDPFIGTGGHGHTFPGATTPFGMVQLSPDTHLDGWEASSGYHYQDSIIYGFSHTHLSGTGIGDLGDISILPFSVAWNDSIYGAFDKSSEKASPGFYEVYLKNNEVLAKLTATPRVGIHRYEYKNPSQRKILINLEHTLQQNWGHTPMNSRLSIIDNKTIEGIKRTTGWAYKHQVAFRMEFSEPFNKSTFHQKKGKNNTKDAYGKDISLELKFPKTNKPLIIKVAISPVDTEGAKINMKREATSWDFEQFAENADKLWEEKLSSIVIGTEDTTLKKVFYTSLYHCMIAPYTYQDVDGRFLDMRRKTKRATPNQVNYSVYSLWDTFRALHPLLTIIEPNMSTEFASNLMRKASEGGILPKWPLASNYTGTMVGYPAVSVLADVLTKNLYKGDKNRLLDATVLASTYHPELLDSIQEPRASRLMTKHIYFKERTGIIPSDSISKSVSNGLEMAYYDWCIYKIAEEVGKQDIAKSYAIKADYYKNYFDPQTGFMRGKLGNGKWKTPFNPKYSSHENSDYTEGNAYQWSFLAPHDPIGLVAIYGGKDIFESKLDSLFHTSSEIIGEKASGDITGLIGQYAHGNEPSHHIAYLYNWTNSPYKTQEMLDSIMSRFYNATPNGIVGNEDCGQMSAWFVLNSLGFYQFCPGKPIYLLGRPLFDDAKIRTGGKYFTIVVHHNSKRNKYIQKVLLNGKLLQERCFKHKELVKGGKIELFMGPNKKS; encoded by the coding sequence ATGAAAAATCTTCTTTTACTCATCATGATTTCATATTTGTGGACCTCATGTAACACAAAGACATCGATTTCAGCACGTCATTCACTCACAAGCTATGTAGATCCATTCATTGGCACTGGTGGACATGGACATACATTTCCTGGAGCAACAACCCCATTTGGAATGGTACAATTGAGCCCAGACACACATCTTGACGGATGGGAGGCAAGTTCTGGATACCATTATCAAGATTCAATAATCTATGGTTTTAGTCATACACATTTGAGTGGGACGGGAATTGGGGATTTAGGAGATATTTCAATCCTCCCCTTCTCTGTCGCATGGAATGACTCAATTTATGGAGCTTTTGATAAATCATCAGAGAAGGCATCTCCTGGATTCTACGAGGTATACCTAAAAAACAACGAGGTCCTTGCGAAGCTAACAGCAACACCTAGAGTCGGCATACATCGTTATGAATACAAAAACCCTTCACAACGTAAGATATTGATTAATTTAGAGCATACACTACAACAAAATTGGGGTCATACACCCATGAACAGTAGGCTTTCAATTATAGATAACAAAACAATCGAAGGTATAAAAAGAACCACAGGATGGGCATATAAACATCAAGTGGCATTTAGGATGGAATTCAGTGAGCCATTTAATAAATCTACATTTCATCAAAAGAAAGGAAAAAATAATACGAAAGATGCATACGGAAAGGATATCTCTCTAGAACTTAAATTCCCAAAAACAAACAAACCATTAATCATCAAAGTTGCAATATCTCCAGTGGACACAGAGGGCGCTAAAATTAATATGAAAAGGGAAGCAACTTCTTGGGATTTTGAACAATTTGCTGAAAATGCAGATAAATTATGGGAAGAAAAGTTGTCTTCCATTGTCATCGGAACAGAAGATACCACCTTAAAGAAAGTCTTTTACACCTCTCTCTACCACTGTATGATTGCACCATACACATACCAAGATGTGGATGGGAGATTCCTAGATATGCGTAGAAAGACTAAACGAGCAACACCAAACCAGGTTAATTACAGCGTGTACTCTTTATGGGATACATTCAGAGCACTTCACCCTTTATTAACTATTATTGAACCAAATATGAGTACGGAATTTGCGTCTAACCTTATGCGTAAAGCATCAGAGGGTGGAATTCTACCCAAGTGGCCACTAGCTTCAAATTATACTGGAACAATGGTCGGTTATCCTGCGGTCTCAGTACTTGCGGATGTCCTCACAAAGAATCTCTATAAAGGGGATAAGAATCGTCTATTAGATGCTACCGTTTTAGCATCCACTTATCATCCGGAACTACTAGATTCAATTCAAGAACCAAGAGCAAGCCGACTCATGACGAAACATATTTACTTTAAAGAAAGAACAGGAATCATCCCATCTGATTCGATATCAAAATCTGTATCCAATGGACTTGAAATGGCATACTATGATTGGTGTATATATAAAATTGCAGAAGAGGTTGGCAAACAGGATATCGCCAAGTCATATGCAATTAAAGCAGACTATTATAAGAATTATTTTGATCCACAAACTGGCTTTATGAGAGGAAAACTAGGTAATGGTAAGTGGAAAACACCATTTAATCCCAAATACTCTTCTCATGAAAATAGTGATTATACAGAGGGAAATGCATACCAATGGAGTTTTCTAGCCCCACATGATCCAATTGGACTAGTTGCAATATATGGTGGGAAGGATATATTTGAATCTAAATTGGACTCTTTGTTTCATACTAGCTCAGAAATCATTGGAGAAAAAGCTTCTGGTGATATCACGGGACTTATTGGTCAATATGCTCATGGTAATGAACCAAGTCATCACATTGCCTATCTATATAATTGGACCAATAGTCCTTATAAAACACAGGAGATGCTAGATAGTATCATGAGTAGATTTTACAACGCTACTCCCAATGGAATTGTAGGGAATGAAGACTGTGGACAGATGTCTGCTTGGTTTGTTCTCAACTCACTTGGATTCTATCAATTTTGTCCTGGGAAACCGATTTATCTTCTAGGACGACCACTTTTTGATGATGCAAAGATTAGAACAGGAGGCAAATATTTCACAATCGTTGTACATCATAATTCAAAACGAAATAAGTATATTCAGAAAGTTTTACTTAATGGAAAACTTCTGCAAGAAAGATGTTTCAAACACAAAGAATTAGTTAAAGGAGGCAAAATAGAATTATTCATGGGACCGAATAAGAAGTCTTAA
- a CDS encoding DUF6250 domain-containing protein codes for MNIYTSLKRSFLCVAILISLAAPKECLAQQDDLNKVHQKVLDDAIEFPQKKVDFDQTIKLLKKDGEIKGYESDAMSMRDVILPLVQHWYHTPKDVDKKDQKRITKAIGYWSDHHVISSNWTKRAFEEPRMSSVVGMLLEKIDPSTQQENISKMAMIAEGAFGSRINVDTFQGANIGYRLDGMFGYVAMSKNHHALDLMHKNISFSTDAHNEGIGLQSDYSWWQHNGGTGQDYWIGYGTSWLDDILKYGARTKGTKWALSTHALNQIQDAILNGLSYHYYRNSSDFHVLGRHTTKKGSDNQPRHLAQMIKRLQDVGGKQLARYDELAVLVKQLEVNSYPFLAKYFFNSDMMVYRENRYFTSLKMRSRRSSGPESGNGNGKKNYHFGDGTFFILKDGNEYNDVKVGLNFQHLPGTTAENRSQKDIPLVNWGSNNKSLNVFAGGLVDGYQAIAAFQQERENDFSNITANKGYFYEKDQILFAGNSIHKKQKSDCKVLTNINQSRWKSDIEFYVNGKKGKIEKGDYTYKEFEITQDSWFLQDGVGYLITPEKGSKVSVILDACQRTGDWSDLDQVYKKGDVEKVDVFSLSIDNTHTDHYNYIIFPTIVALDMMAQVTETSLQLVANNETVQAVYSSHRNQSQLVFYKAGTVHLPSGLELSVDKPVIMTCKETEYGVDIVASDPLQNQSQLFVTVNRKMAHSLFALQVEEKDLYRLEVPLNMGDWAGKQTSRFYPYEKQLAPAVPKLVYSDMLRDKKNWVVEQYKGVSVTVENGEMEIVDQKGCTVWFKNKLEGDVAIEYDATVISNGGKYDRVSDLNCFWMAQDPRQTTDFFHTKPKRVGKFYDYNEMKLYYVGFGGHNNTKSRFRKYTGNFDRPMPLEYDYRTEGYQIVPNKKSTIRIEVRGCWVRYKKDGALVFEMYDPSPLKKGFFGFRTVNNHMKITRFEVFSLM; via the coding sequence ATGAATATCTATACTTCATTGAAAAGATCTTTTTTGTGTGTGGCGATTCTAATAAGTTTGGCTGCTCCAAAAGAATGCTTGGCACAACAAGATGATCTAAATAAAGTACATCAAAAAGTGCTTGATGATGCCATCGAATTTCCACAAAAAAAGGTAGATTTTGATCAAACGATCAAGCTATTAAAGAAAGATGGTGAAATTAAAGGATATGAAAGTGATGCAATGTCCATGAGAGATGTGATTCTACCATTAGTTCAGCATTGGTATCATACTCCCAAAGATGTAGATAAGAAGGATCAAAAACGTATTACTAAAGCTATTGGTTATTGGTCAGATCATCATGTGATCTCATCAAATTGGACGAAGAGAGCTTTTGAAGAACCTCGAATGAGTTCTGTCGTAGGTATGCTTTTGGAAAAGATAGATCCGAGTACTCAGCAAGAAAATATTTCTAAGATGGCAATGATTGCTGAAGGTGCATTTGGTAGTCGAATTAATGTTGATACATTTCAAGGAGCAAATATTGGGTACCGTTTAGATGGAATGTTTGGATATGTTGCAATGAGTAAAAACCATCATGCACTGGATCTGATGCATAAAAATATTTCGTTTTCTACAGATGCTCATAATGAGGGTATTGGATTGCAATCGGACTACTCATGGTGGCAGCATAATGGAGGTACAGGACAAGATTATTGGATTGGATACGGAACAAGTTGGCTTGATGATATCTTAAAATATGGTGCAAGAACCAAGGGGACTAAATGGGCACTATCTACACATGCATTAAATCAGATTCAAGATGCAATATTGAATGGACTTTCGTATCACTATTATCGAAATTCATCTGACTTTCATGTTCTGGGTAGACATACCACTAAGAAAGGTAGTGATAATCAACCTCGACATCTGGCTCAGATGATTAAACGACTTCAGGATGTTGGTGGTAAGCAATTAGCACGATATGACGAGTTGGCGGTTTTGGTAAAACAATTAGAAGTTAATTCGTATCCATTTTTGGCAAAATATTTCTTTAATAGTGATATGATGGTCTACCGAGAGAATCGCTATTTCACCTCTTTAAAGATGCGATCAAGACGTTCTAGTGGTCCTGAGAGCGGAAATGGGAATGGAAAAAAGAATTACCATTTTGGTGATGGTACTTTTTTTATTCTAAAAGATGGAAACGAATATAATGATGTAAAAGTCGGATTGAATTTTCAACACCTTCCAGGTACTACCGCTGAAAATCGTTCACAAAAAGATATTCCATTAGTCAACTGGGGGAGTAACAATAAGAGTTTAAATGTATTTGCTGGTGGTCTTGTCGATGGTTATCAGGCTATCGCTGCTTTCCAGCAAGAGAGAGAAAATGATTTTTCAAATATTACTGCAAACAAAGGGTACTTTTACGAGAAAGATCAGATCTTATTTGCTGGAAATAGTATTCATAAGAAGCAAAAATCGGACTGTAAGGTGTTGACAAATATCAATCAATCAAGATGGAAAAGTGATATTGAATTTTATGTCAATGGAAAGAAAGGAAAAATAGAGAAGGGGGATTATACATACAAAGAGTTTGAGATTACTCAAGATAGTTGGTTTCTTCAAGATGGTGTTGGATATTTAATCACACCAGAAAAGGGTAGCAAAGTCTCAGTGATTTTAGATGCATGTCAAAGAACTGGAGATTGGAGTGATCTAGATCAAGTGTACAAGAAGGGAGATGTGGAAAAAGTAGATGTGTTCTCTCTTTCAATCGATAATACACATACTGACCACTATAACTATATTATCTTTCCTACGATAGTCGCTTTGGATATGATGGCACAGGTAACCGAAACATCTTTACAACTTGTTGCTAATAATGAAACTGTTCAAGCAGTATATAGTAGTCATCGTAATCAATCACAATTAGTTTTTTATAAAGCTGGTACTGTTCATTTGCCTTCTGGATTAGAATTGTCTGTAGATAAACCAGTAATCATGACATGTAAAGAAACTGAATATGGAGTTGACATTGTTGCGTCAGATCCTCTTCAGAATCAAAGTCAGCTATTTGTTACGGTAAATAGAAAAATGGCTCATTCTTTATTTGCATTGCAAGTGGAAGAAAAAGATTTATACAGATTAGAAGTACCATTGAATATGGGAGATTGGGCCGGAAAACAGACATCTCGCTTTTACCCATACGAGAAACAGTTGGCTCCTGCAGTACCTAAATTGGTATATTCAGACATGTTGAGAGACAAAAAGAATTGGGTTGTTGAGCAATATAAAGGTGTTTCAGTTACGGTTGAGAACGGAGAGATGGAGATTGTTGACCAAAAAGGTTGCACTGTTTGGTTTAAGAATAAGTTAGAAGGGGATGTTGCGATTGAATATGATGCAACCGTAATCTCTAATGGAGGTAAATATGATCGAGTGAGCGATTTGAATTGCTTCTGGATGGCTCAAGATCCTAGACAGACTACTGATTTCTTTCATACTAAGCCTAAAAGAGTTGGTAAATTCTATGATTATAATGAGATGAAACTTTATTATGTTGGGTTTGGAGGACATAACAATACTAAGAGTCGATTTAGAAAATATACAGGAAACTTTGATCGTCCAATGCCTTTAGAGTATGATTATCGTACTGAGGGATATCAGATTGTTCCTAATAAAAAGAGTACAATACGTATTGAGGTTCGAGGATGTTGGGTAAGATATAAGAAAGATGGTGCATTAGTCTTTGAGATGTATGATCCATCACCTTTGAAGAAGGGGTTCTTTGGTTTTCGTACGGTGAATAACCATATGAAGATTACCCGATTTGAAGTATTTTCTTTGATGTAA
- the plsY gene encoding glycerol-3-phosphate 1-O-acyltransferase PlsY, protein MENTWIVYVVAYIMGSIPCGYWFTMYVYRIDIRQKGSGNIGSTNVGRFTSKRFALFIQVCDMLKGLLPVGLAMYFYGYESVVVYRVALLTVLGHCFSIFTKFKGGKGVNTAIGSLFLIEPISVIIGIIVYYMTKHFTHYVSMSSITMSVSWVLSSLIYHIDEKQVLLSSILCLVVVLRHRNNIIRLMKGEEPKTVEPY, encoded by the coding sequence ATGGAAAATACTTGGATTGTTTATGTTGTAGCTTATATTATGGGTTCTATTCCTTGCGGTTATTGGTTTACTATGTATGTTTATCGTATTGATATTCGTCAGAAAGGGAGTGGAAATATAGGTTCGACAAATGTGGGGCGTTTTACCTCCAAAAGATTTGCGCTATTCATACAGGTCTGTGACATGCTTAAAGGCTTACTTCCTGTTGGCCTTGCAATGTACTTTTATGGATATGAGTCAGTGGTGGTTTATCGAGTTGCTCTATTAACTGTGTTGGGGCATTGCTTCTCTATTTTCACGAAGTTTAAAGGTGGTAAGGGGGTTAACACTGCTATTGGTTCCTTATTCTTGATAGAACCAATATCTGTTATTATTGGGATTATAGTTTATTATATGACCAAACATTTTACTCACTATGTTTCGATGAGTTCTATTACAATGAGTGTAAGTTGGGTCTTATCTAGTTTGATATATCACATAGATGAGAAGCAAGTATTATTGTCGTCAATATTGTGTTTGGTTGTTGTTCTTCGTCACCGAAATAATATAATACGTTTGATGAAAGGGGAAGAACCAAAAACAGTGGAACCATACTAG
- a CDS encoding DUF1295 domain-containing protein has translation MNFGLQIFIELCIGAIIFWLLSIKLSRVDFVDVLWGSAFVYVGVRCYVHFMPSGFAQWVYLGMIAIWGSRLSVYLLSRMKPEEDKRYQSFREKYGPHRYWWVSLFQTFLLQAILVFLVSRTFIVFFSSSIPVSSLSSWLMVLGFIVWLTGFIYESVADYQLFQFKKNSQGICNKGLWGYSRHPNYFGEFMLWWGFGLFAFSSMHITAFVGPIIMTLLLLKVSGVPMLEKHMKQKKGYEEYYRSVPSLFPCFKCKKK, from the coding sequence ATGAACTTTGGATTGCAAATTTTTATTGAGCTCTGCATCGGTGCAATTATTTTTTGGTTGTTAAGTATTAAATTATCTCGTGTAGATTTTGTTGATGTGCTATGGGGAAGTGCTTTTGTCTATGTAGGGGTACGATGTTATGTGCATTTTATGCCAAGTGGTTTTGCACAATGGGTTTATTTAGGAATGATTGCAATATGGGGTAGTCGACTGTCTGTATATTTGCTCTCACGAATGAAGCCAGAAGAAGACAAACGTTATCAATCTTTTCGTGAAAAGTATGGTCCTCATCGATACTGGTGGGTTAGTCTCTTTCAAACATTTTTACTACAAGCAATCTTAGTTTTTCTTGTATCCAGGACTTTTATCGTGTTCTTCTCTTCCAGTATTCCAGTTTCTAGCTTATCTTCATGGTTAATGGTTTTAGGTTTTATTGTTTGGTTAACAGGATTTATTTATGAGTCCGTAGCAGACTATCAATTATTTCAGTTTAAGAAGAACTCCCAAGGAATTTGTAATAAAGGTTTATGGGGATATTCAAGGCACCCTAACTATTTTGGTGAATTTATGTTGTGGTGGGGATTTGGTTTGTTCGCTTTCAGTAGTATGCATATAACTGCTTTTGTCGGACCAATAATTATGACATTATTACTTTTGAAAGTTTCGGGAGTGCCAATGTTAGAAAAGCATATGAAACAAAAAAAAGGGTATGAAGAGTATTACCGTAGTGTGCCTTCATTATTTCCTTGTTTTAAATGTAAGAAAAAATAG
- a CDS encoding DegV family EDD domain-containing protein produces the protein MLTPLHTSAISGLDLYYAFKNGTKQLNLFVDEINQINVFPVRDADTGTNLYATTKSILDNTIWVRDLKSTIKSISSTAIENAKGNSGSIVALYLRGIHRSVDAFDGRSVSSLSEMLGSAYLYVYQKMSAPQEGTILTMMRVWAEQLRVMSNAEVLSIAEAMRRSVFILREALEETKNQLEILSKVNVVDAGALGFVCFIEGMLKPYRKGKTKRYTPSKEMLFKTDDVVSSPAFQYCYEVNIVGASKRQEEINSFLSNYGDSIICTGDEERLHVHIHTDCPTVISKFLSDEGVIEKIKVDDLQSQYYRSTLKKEKYALVVDSTCDLSDEQISKYHIYKLPMPMEVNGHQHLDGITITGKELYEDMQWGDVKCQSSQVSQGFFENFYRSLLDKYDHIISLHISKHFSGTYTNALAAANEVSCESSSEIDVWDSGTLSAAYGMMVERIAMAAVHSAKIEDLRSLFQSLKTKIDIMVSVRSLDAMVKSGRVPISMNSLANKLGLHPMVSMSPEGRAKFGGVVLGFNRSLNRMVRRVAKKKVKRFQVVHVGADFDAVKLEASLNQKLRVEHLPYIAVTPVIGVYAGLGSVGVVVEYE, from the coding sequence ATGCTAACACCTTTACACACTTCAGCTATTAGTGGTTTGGATCTTTATTATGCCTTTAAAAATGGCACAAAACAATTAAATCTATTTGTAGATGAGATCAACCAAATTAATGTTTTTCCTGTACGAGATGCAGATACGGGTACTAACTTGTATGCTACAACAAAAAGTATTTTAGATAATACCATATGGGTTCGAGATTTGAAAAGTACGATTAAAAGTATCTCTTCTACTGCTATTGAGAATGCGAAAGGTAATTCCGGATCAATCGTGGCATTATATCTAAGGGGGATTCATCGGTCTGTTGATGCTTTTGATGGTAGATCCGTATCTTCTTTATCAGAGATGTTAGGGTCGGCATATCTGTATGTGTACCAAAAAATGAGTGCTCCTCAGGAAGGTACTATTTTAACAATGATGCGAGTTTGGGCTGAACAGCTTCGTGTAATGTCAAATGCCGAGGTCTTATCTATAGCAGAGGCAATGAGACGTTCTGTTTTTATATTGAGAGAAGCATTGGAAGAGACAAAGAATCAATTGGAAATATTATCAAAAGTGAATGTTGTAGATGCGGGAGCATTGGGATTTGTCTGTTTTATTGAAGGGATGTTGAAGCCCTATAGAAAAGGAAAAACAAAACGATATACTCCTTCAAAAGAGATGTTATTTAAAACAGATGATGTTGTATCTTCCCCTGCGTTTCAATATTGTTATGAAGTAAATATAGTAGGAGCGTCAAAAAGACAGGAGGAGATTAACTCTTTCTTGTCTAATTATGGTGATTCTATTATTTGTACTGGAGATGAAGAACGTTTACATGTACATATTCATACAGATTGTCCAACTGTAATCTCTAAGTTTTTATCTGATGAGGGGGTTATTGAGAAGATTAAGGTAGATGATTTGCAGAGCCAATATTATAGGTCAACACTTAAAAAAGAGAAGTATGCTTTGGTTGTGGATTCGACTTGTGATTTAAGTGACGAACAGATTTCGAAATATCATATATATAAATTGCCGATGCCGATGGAGGTGAATGGACATCAGCATTTAGATGGAATAACTATAACTGGAAAAGAGCTATATGAAGATATGCAATGGGGAGATGTGAAGTGTCAAAGTTCGCAGGTGAGTCAAGGGTTTTTTGAAAATTTCTATCGAAGTTTGTTGGACAAATATGACCATATTATATCATTACATATCAGTAAACATTTTAGTGGAACGTATACCAATGCACTAGCTGCGGCTAATGAAGTGTCATGTGAATCCTCTTCTGAAATAGATGTTTGGGATAGTGGAACGCTATCCGCGGCTTATGGTATGATGGTCGAACGTATTGCTATGGCAGCAGTTCATTCTGCAAAAATAGAAGATCTACGTTCCTTATTTCAATCTCTTAAGACTAAAATAGATATTATGGTTTCTGTACGTTCTTTGGATGCTATGGTAAAGAGTGGGCGTGTTCCTATTTCAATGAATTCACTTGCAAACAAGTTGGGGTTGCACCCTATGGTTTCAATGAGCCCTGAAGGTCGAGCGAAATTTGGAGGAGTGGTTTTAGGGTTTAACCGCTCTTTAAATCGAATGGTTCGAAGAGTGGCAAAGAAAAAAGTGAAACGTTTTCAGGTTGTCCATGTTGGAGCAGATTTTGATGCTGTGAAATTAGAAGCTAGTTTAAACCAAAAGCTTAGAGTTGAACATTTGCCATATATAGCTGTTACACCTGTAATAGGTGTCTATGCTGGATTAGGATCAGTTGGAGTTGTTGTTGAATATGAATAA